From the Alkalibacter saccharofermentans DSM 14828 genome, the window CAGCTTCGCCTGGAGCAGCTACAGGCAAGGTGTATTTTACTGCCGATGATGCTGTAAAAGCTGCAGCATCAGGTGAAAAGGTCATACTGGTAAGGAAGGAAACTTCTCCAGAAGATATCGAAGGGATGAATATATCTCAAGGTATATTGACATCCAGAGGAGGAATGACCTCTCACGCAGCGGTTGTAGCAAGAGGCATGGGAAAATGCTGTGTTGCTGGATGTGAAACAGTGAAAGTAGATGAAGAACTCAAGATTTTTGCTGTTGGGGATATCAGGATACTGGAAGGGGAATACATATCCCTAGATGGAAGCACAGGTAAGATATACAAAGGCAGCATTAAGACAGTAGAACCTACCCTATCCGGTGATTTTGCCAAATTGATGATATGGGCAGATTCTAAAAGAGTACTGGGTGTCAGAACTAATGCAGATACTCCGAAAGATGCCGAGACGGCTATTTCATTCGGTGCAGAAGGCATAGGCCTTTGCAGGACTGAGCATATGTTCTTCGAAGAGAACAGAATCCCGGTAGTAAGAGAAATGATTCTTTCAGACAATAAAAACCAAAGGCAAAAAGCATTGGATAAATTGTTGCCGATGCAAAAATCCGATTTCAAGGGACTCTTTAGCGTTATGAAAGGCAAGCCGGTAACCATAAGGCTTCTAGATCCTCCTTTACACGAATTCTTGCCAACGGATGAACAGGACATTGTGAAGCTTGCTGATGAAATGCAGATGGCAGTAAATGACATTAAAGAAGTTATCCATAGCTTGCAGGAATTTAACCCGATGCTTGGCCACAGGGGTTGCAGGCTGGCGATTACTTATCCTGAGATTGCCCAGATGCAGGCGCAGGCAATAATTGAAGCGGCTATAGAAGTAATTGAGGAAGAAAACACAACCATTATACCAGAGATCATGATTCCACTAGTTGGCATAAAAGCCGAGTTGGATTACGTTAAAAAGATCGTAGTAGATACAGTTGAGAAGATTATGGCTGAAAAAGGCAAGAAGATCGATTATCTCGTGGGAACAATGATAGAGGTGCCAAGGGCAGCTGTAATTGCAGATGAAATAGCAAAAGATGCTGATTTCTTCTCATTTGGAACAAATGACCTTACGCAGATGACATTTGGTTTTTCTAGGGATGATGCAGGCAAGTTCATATCAGAATATAGAGAAAAGGAAGTCCTGACAGAAGATCCTTTCCAAAGCGTGGATGTGGAAGGTGTTGGCAAACTAGTAGATATGGCAGTCAAGCTTGGAAGAGAAACTAAGCCTGAGTTGAAAATGGGTATCTGTGGAGAGCATGGAGGAGATCCGAAATCCATTGAATTCTTCCACAAAATAGGTTTAGACTATATATCCTGTTCTCCATTCAGGGTTCCAATAGCCAGACTTGCGGCAGCACAATCCGCTCTAAGAGCCAGCGGTCAACAAGGAAGCGATTTGTCAAAATAATATTAATATATGAATTTCAGGGACTGATTCAATTTAAAGAATCAGTCCCTTGTTTGTGTGCCAGGCACACAAACAAGGGACACTTCACAACTAATACATCAGCACACAAACAAGGGACACTTCACAACTAATACATCAGCACACAAACAAGGGACACTT encodes:
- the ppdK gene encoding pyruvate, phosphate dikinase, whose amino-acid sequence is MSKKYVYLFEEGNAKMKALLGGKGANLAEMTNIGLPVPPGLTVSTDACRTYYENGKRINDEIISQIHEGLNVIEEKTGKKFGDRTNPLLVSVRSGAAFSMPGMMDTILNLGLNDKTVMAVGEKTENLRFAYDSYRRFIQMFSDVVLDIPKFRFEAVLDKYKDRNGYENDTQLTVVDLKDIVDEYKSIVKKETGKEFAQDPNEQLIESINAVFRSWNNARAIAYRNLYDIPHNLGTAVNVQSMVFGNMGEDSGTGVAFTRNPATGEKKLYGEFLMDAQGEDVVAGIRTPKSIDELKEIMPEIYEQFDTITKNLETHYKDMQDIEFTIEQGKLYILQTRNGKRTINASLKVAVDMALEGLLTEDEAVLRIDPKQLDQLLHPTFDGATMEMATPIAKGLPASPGAATGKVYFTADDAVKAAASGEKVILVRKETSPEDIEGMNISQGILTSRGGMTSHAAVVARGMGKCCVAGCETVKVDEELKIFAVGDIRILEGEYISLDGSTGKIYKGSIKTVEPTLSGDFAKLMIWADSKRVLGVRTNADTPKDAETAISFGAEGIGLCRTEHMFFEENRIPVVREMILSDNKNQRQKALDKLLPMQKSDFKGLFSVMKGKPVTIRLLDPPLHEFLPTDEQDIVKLADEMQMAVNDIKEVIHSLQEFNPMLGHRGCRLAITYPEIAQMQAQAIIEAAIEVIEEENTTIIPEIMIPLVGIKAELDYVKKIVVDTVEKIMAEKGKKIDYLVGTMIEVPRAAVIADEIAKDADFFSFGTNDLTQMTFGFSRDDAGKFISEYREKEVLTEDPFQSVDVEGVGKLVDMAVKLGRETKPELKMGICGEHGGDPKSIEFFHKIGLDYISCSPFRVPIARLAAAQSALRASGQQGSDLSK